One region of Micromonospora ureilytica genomic DNA includes:
- a CDS encoding coiled-coil domain-containing protein, translating to MTAPLRRWLTPVVAVIAALTVLAGPLPAHAAPTTPTPSGHEEDGEPKLLNDVIEQANRDYSAAKSKLDKSKKRQGELAAEVDRAKADLDALAPQVAQIAAQAYRTGRIGAVAMLLESDAPDSFVQRAGMLDEMNMVNEKKLSEVNEVKARAEQAKLALDTEVREQQKQTALMAKRKSEADKALSLVGGKGFTGGLVDATSKVAKIGPGRTADGDWKPQSCSENDPTTSGCITPRTLHAYKEVKAAGFNRFVGCYRPGGPWEHPKGRACDWSLQRSGFAPWHNNDTRTYGNNVAAFLIRNADRLGIYYVIWNRQIWFPATGWSSYSGPSNHTDHVHMSLL from the coding sequence GTGACGGCACCCCTACGCCGCTGGTTGACTCCCGTGGTGGCCGTGATCGCCGCACTGACCGTGCTCGCCGGGCCGCTCCCGGCGCACGCCGCCCCGACGACTCCCACACCGTCCGGGCACGAGGAGGACGGCGAGCCCAAGCTGCTCAACGACGTCATCGAGCAGGCCAACCGCGACTACTCCGCCGCAAAGTCCAAGCTGGACAAGTCCAAGAAGCGGCAGGGCGAGTTGGCGGCGGAGGTCGACCGGGCAAAGGCCGACCTGGACGCGTTGGCCCCGCAGGTCGCGCAGATCGCCGCCCAGGCGTACCGGACCGGCCGGATCGGCGCGGTCGCGATGCTGCTGGAGAGCGATGCGCCCGACTCGTTCGTCCAGCGCGCCGGGATGCTCGACGAGATGAACATGGTCAACGAGAAGAAGCTCTCCGAGGTCAACGAGGTGAAGGCCCGCGCCGAGCAGGCCAAGCTGGCCCTCGACACCGAGGTCCGGGAGCAGCAGAAGCAGACCGCCCTGATGGCGAAGCGCAAGAGCGAGGCCGACAAGGCGCTCTCCCTCGTCGGCGGCAAGGGTTTCACCGGCGGCCTGGTGGATGCCACCTCCAAGGTCGCGAAGATCGGCCCGGGTCGCACGGCCGACGGTGACTGGAAGCCCCAGTCGTGCAGTGAGAACGACCCCACCACGTCCGGCTGCATCACGCCGCGCACGCTGCACGCGTACAAGGAGGTCAAGGCGGCCGGCTTCAACCGGTTCGTCGGCTGCTACCGCCCCGGCGGGCCGTGGGAGCACCCGAAGGGCCGCGCCTGCGACTGGTCGCTACAGAGGAGCGGCTTCGCCCCGTGGCACAACAACGACACCCGGACGTACGGCAACAACGTCGCCGCGTTCCTCATCCGTAACGCCGACCGTCTCGGCATCTACTACGTGATCTGGAATCGGCAGATCTGGTTCCCGGCCACCGGCTGGAGCTCGTACAGCGGACCGTCGAACCACACCGACCACGTCCACATGTCGCTGCTCTGA